One segment of Chiloscyllium plagiosum isolate BGI_BamShark_2017 chromosome 5, ASM401019v2, whole genome shotgun sequence DNA contains the following:
- the malsu1 gene encoding mitochondrial assembly of ribosomal large subunit protein 1, producing MRGMLLTLAAHARAVTRSGLRAARDLGQRAPLHPDPRARLARDARRSCSAAAEPGFIHQPVFNIDVLVALLRQENAKDLCVIKLPKEIKYTDYFVIVSGTSARHLQAMAQYAIKVYKQLKKQQNAHAHIEGKVTDDWKCIDFGNIVVHFMLPETRDVYELEKLWTLRSYDDQFNMIPPETLPRDFIYGPTDNPDEDSSDFRRLS from the exons ATGAGGGGGATGCTCCTGACTCTGGCTGCACACGCTCGCGCTGTTACACGGAGCGGGCTGCGGGCAGCCCGAGATCTGGGACAGCGCGCGCCGCTTCACCCCGATCCCAGGGCTCGGCTGGCGCGAGACGCCCGGAGGAGCTGCAGCGCGGCCGCGGAGCCTG GCTTTATTCATCAGCCAGTTTTTAACATTGATGTTTTGGTGGCTTTGTTACGTCAGGAGAATGCGAAGGACCTATGTGTCATTAAACTGCCCAAGGAAATAAAGTACACCGATTATTTTGTTATTGTGAGTGGAACTTCTGCAAGACATTTGCAAGCCATGGCACAATATGCAATTAAAGTG TATAAACAGTTAAAGAAACAGCAGAATGCTCATGCCCACATTGAAGGGAAAGTTACAGATGATTGGAAGTGCATTGATTTTG GTAACATAGTAGTACATTTCATGTTACCCGAAACCAGGGACGTTTATGAACTGGAGAAGCTATGGACTTTGCGTTCCTATGATGATCAATTTAATATGATACCTCCAGAAACTCTACCAAGAGATTTTATATATGGACCAACTGACAACCCAGATGAAGACAGCAGCGATTTCAGAAGATTGTCTTGA